In the genome of Candidatus Thermokryptus mobilis, one region contains:
- a CDS encoding YggS family pyridoxal phosphate-dependent enzyme: MIFDNVQKIKQKIREVCLKTGRNPEDVTIVAVTKTVPVERIIEVVNAGIYDIGENKVQELLEKRKSIDNVRWHFVGHLQTNKVKYIVDFVHLIHSVDSFKLALEIEKRARRINRVVDVLIEVNTSGERTKYGVKPEETLNLVRQISENCEYVWVKGLMTVAAYLPNPEDVRPMFRTLRELRDEISKFNFRNVEMRHLSMGMSNDYEVAVEEGATIVRIGTAIFGPRK; this comes from the coding sequence ATGATTTTTGATAATGTTCAGAAAATAAAACAGAAAATTCGGGAGGTTTGCCTCAAAACGGGCAGAAACCCTGAAGATGTGACAATTGTTGCGGTCACGAAGACAGTTCCGGTTGAAAGAATCATTGAGGTTGTGAACGCTGGGATATATGATATTGGAGAGAACAAAGTCCAGGAGCTCCTTGAAAAGAGGAAATCAATTGATAATGTAAGATGGCATTTTGTTGGTCATCTTCAGACGAACAAGGTTAAGTATATTGTTGACTTTGTTCACCTTATACATTCAGTTGATTCGTTTAAACTCGCGCTTGAGATAGAGAAGAGAGCCAGGAGGATTAATCGGGTTGTTGATGTTTTAATTGAAGTTAATACATCAGGAGAGCGGACGAAGTATGGTGTTAAACCGGAAGAGACGTTAAACCTTGTGAGACAAATCTCGGAGAATTGCGAATATGTTTGGGTTAAGGGTTTGATGACGGTTGCGGCATATCTTCCGAATCCTGAAGATGTTAGACCGATGTTCAGGACTTTGCGTGAATTAAGGGATGAAATTTCAAAGTTTAACTTTAGAAATGTTGAGATGAGGCATCTTTCAATGGGTATGAGCAACGATTATGAAGTGGCAGTTGAGGAAGGGGCAACGATTGTGAGGATTGGAACGGCGATTTTCGGACCAAGAAAATAA